A stretch of the Panicum virgatum strain AP13 chromosome 9N, P.virgatum_v5, whole genome shotgun sequence genome encodes the following:
- the LOC120688441 gene encoding CDPK-related kinase 3-like isoform X2: protein MGQCYARNVHGVDADGGGVGATTITVSAAGAAEDAAAGVGRGGGRWSGRPSPAGTPRGGRAGATPARSSAAGSPWAGSPLGLPDGIAPSPATSASTPRRFFRRPFPPPSPAKHIKASLARRLGQRSPASASQVPKPPAEVPIPEHGAGGSGSGAAGEVERELDKSFGYDRHFAAKYELGKEVGRGHFGHTCLARARKGDMRGQALAVKVISKAKMTTAISIEDVRREVKILKALSGHSNLVKFYDACEDALNVYIIMEGGRYNEGDAKIIVEQILNVVAFCHLQGVVHRDLKPENFLFSTKDEHSPMKIIDFGLSDFIRPDERLNDIVGSAYYVAPEVLHRSYSTEADMWSIGVITYILLCGSRPFWARTESGIFRSVLRADPNFDDTPWQSVSPEAKDFVRRLLNKDYRKRMTAAQALSHPWLRDEHRQIPLDILVFKLVKAYLRSTPLKRAALKALSRAVTEDELIYIRAQYNLLEPNSRDGRICIDNFRMALLQNSTDAMKESRTLEILNALEPLAYRRMDFEEFRAATISPYQLEAVARWEEIANTAFEYFEQEGNRAITIEELAQEMNLSSAAYSIVRGWIRPSDGKLSLLGYTKFLHGLTMRSGNARRHH from the exons ATGGGGCAGTGCTACGCGAGGAACGTGCACGGCGTcgacgcggacggcggcggcgtgggggcgaCCACCATCACGGtctcggcggcgggcgcggcggaggacgcAGCGGCGGGGGTAGGGAGAGGGGGCGGGAGGTGGAGCGggcggccgtcgccggcggggaCGCCGCGCGGGGGCAGGGCGGGGGCGACGCCGGCGcggtcgtcggcggcgggcagcCCCTGGGCGGGGAGCCCGCTCGGGCTCCCCGACGGCatcgcgccgtcgccggcgacctcggCGTCCACGCCGCGCAGGTTCTTCCGCCGCCCGttcccgccgccgtccccggccaAGCACATCAAGGCGTCCCTGGCGCGCCGCCTCGGCCAGCGCTCGCCGGCGTCCGCGTCGCAGGTGCCCAAGCCGCCGGCCGAGGTCCCGATCCCGGAGCACGGGGCCGGAGGTagcggctccggcgccgccggggaggtggAGCGGGAGCTCGACAAGAGTTTCGGCTACGACCGCCACTTCGCCGCCAAGTACGAGCTGGGGAAGGAGGTGGGGCGCGGCCACTTCGGCCACACCTGCCTCGCGCGCGCCCGCAAGGGAGACATGAGAGGCCAGGCCCTCGCTGTCAAGGTCATCTCCAAAGCAAAG ATGACGACAGCAATATCTATTGAGGATGTGCGCAGAGAGGTGAAAATCTTGAAGGCATTATCTGGACATTCCAATCTTGTCAAGTTTTACGATGCTTGTGAGGATGCCCTTAATGTCTACATAATCATGGA GGGTGGAAGATACAATGAAGGGGATGCAAAAATTATTGTTGAACAGATATTAAATGTTGTTGCTTTTTGCCATCTTCAGGGTGTTGTTCACCGTGATCTGAAGCCAGAG AATTTCCTATTCAGCACTAAGGATGAGCATTCTCCTATGAAGATCATTGATTTTGGCCTCTCAGATTTTATAAGACCAG ATGAAAGGCTTAATGACATTGTTGGCAGTGCATACTATGTTGCTCCAGAAGTCTTGCATAGATCATATAGTACAGAAGCAGACATGTGGAGTATTGGTGTTATCACTTATATATTACTTTGTGGTAGCAGACCATTCTGGGCACGAACTGAATCAGGGATTTTCCGCTCAGTGCTGAGAGCTGATCCTAATTTTGATGATACACCATGGCAATCAGTATCTCCTGAAGCTAAAGATTTTGTCAGAAGACTTCTTAACAAGGACTACAGAAAAAGAATGACTGCTGCCCAGGCACTCT CTCACCCCTGGTTGCGAGATGAGCACCGACAAATACCTCTTGATATTCTAGTATTCAAGTTGGTCAAGGCATATCTTCGTTCGACGCCTCTTAAACGGGCTGCATTGAAG GCTTTGTCAAGAGCAGTAACAGAAGATGAGCTTATCTACATCAGagcacaatacaacttgttagAACCAAACAGCAGAGATGGTCGAATATGTATCGACAACTTCAGGATG GCTCTTTTACAGAACTCGACAGATGCTATGAAGGAATCCAGAACACTTGAGATCTTAAATGCG CTGGAGCCACTCGCATATAGGAGAATGGACTTTGAGGAGTTCAGAGCTGCTACAATCAGCCCTTACCAGCTTGAGGCTGTGGCACGGTGGGAAGAAATCGCCAATACTGCATTCGAGTACTTTGAGCAAGAAGGCAACCGTGCTATCACAATCGAGGAGCTGGCTCAG GAGATGAATCTTTCCTCAGCAGCGTATTCCATCGTCCGCGGCTGGATTAGACCGTCGGATGGCAAGCTTAGCCTTCTAGGCTACACCAAGTTTTTGCATGGATTGACTATGCGAAGCGGCAACGCAAGGCGGCACCATTGA
- the LOC120688441 gene encoding CDPK-related kinase 3-like isoform X1 has product MGQCYARNVHGVDADGGGVGATTITVSAAGAAEDAAAGVGRGGGRWSGRPSPAGTPRGGRAGATPARSSAAGSPWAGSPLGLPDGIAPSPATSASTPRRFFRRPFPPPSPAKHIKASLARRLGQRSPASASQVPKPPAEVPIPEHGAGGSGSGAAGEVERELDKSFGYDRHFAAKYELGKEVGRGHFGHTCLARARKGDMRGQALAVKVISKAKMTTAISIEDVRREVKILKALSGHSNLVKFYDACEDALNVYIIMELCEGGELLDRILSRGGRYNEGDAKIIVEQILNVVAFCHLQGVVHRDLKPENFLFSTKDEHSPMKIIDFGLSDFIRPDERLNDIVGSAYYVAPEVLHRSYSTEADMWSIGVITYILLCGSRPFWARTESGIFRSVLRADPNFDDTPWQSVSPEAKDFVRRLLNKDYRKRMTAAQALSHPWLRDEHRQIPLDILVFKLVKAYLRSTPLKRAALKALSRAVTEDELIYIRAQYNLLEPNSRDGRICIDNFRMALLQNSTDAMKESRTLEILNALEPLAYRRMDFEEFRAATISPYQLEAVARWEEIANTAFEYFEQEGNRAITIEELAQEMNLSSAAYSIVRGWIRPSDGKLSLLGYTKFLHGLTMRSGNARRHH; this is encoded by the exons ATGGGGCAGTGCTACGCGAGGAACGTGCACGGCGTcgacgcggacggcggcggcgtgggggcgaCCACCATCACGGtctcggcggcgggcgcggcggaggacgcAGCGGCGGGGGTAGGGAGAGGGGGCGGGAGGTGGAGCGggcggccgtcgccggcggggaCGCCGCGCGGGGGCAGGGCGGGGGCGACGCCGGCGcggtcgtcggcggcgggcagcCCCTGGGCGGGGAGCCCGCTCGGGCTCCCCGACGGCatcgcgccgtcgccggcgacctcggCGTCCACGCCGCGCAGGTTCTTCCGCCGCCCGttcccgccgccgtccccggccaAGCACATCAAGGCGTCCCTGGCGCGCCGCCTCGGCCAGCGCTCGCCGGCGTCCGCGTCGCAGGTGCCCAAGCCGCCGGCCGAGGTCCCGATCCCGGAGCACGGGGCCGGAGGTagcggctccggcgccgccggggaggtggAGCGGGAGCTCGACAAGAGTTTCGGCTACGACCGCCACTTCGCCGCCAAGTACGAGCTGGGGAAGGAGGTGGGGCGCGGCCACTTCGGCCACACCTGCCTCGCGCGCGCCCGCAAGGGAGACATGAGAGGCCAGGCCCTCGCTGTCAAGGTCATCTCCAAAGCAAAG ATGACGACAGCAATATCTATTGAGGATGTGCGCAGAGAGGTGAAAATCTTGAAGGCATTATCTGGACATTCCAATCTTGTCAAGTTTTACGATGCTTGTGAGGATGCCCTTAATGTCTACATAATCATGGA GCTTTGTGAAGGCGGAGAATTATTGGACAGAATATTATCCAG GGGTGGAAGATACAATGAAGGGGATGCAAAAATTATTGTTGAACAGATATTAAATGTTGTTGCTTTTTGCCATCTTCAGGGTGTTGTTCACCGTGATCTGAAGCCAGAG AATTTCCTATTCAGCACTAAGGATGAGCATTCTCCTATGAAGATCATTGATTTTGGCCTCTCAGATTTTATAAGACCAG ATGAAAGGCTTAATGACATTGTTGGCAGTGCATACTATGTTGCTCCAGAAGTCTTGCATAGATCATATAGTACAGAAGCAGACATGTGGAGTATTGGTGTTATCACTTATATATTACTTTGTGGTAGCAGACCATTCTGGGCACGAACTGAATCAGGGATTTTCCGCTCAGTGCTGAGAGCTGATCCTAATTTTGATGATACACCATGGCAATCAGTATCTCCTGAAGCTAAAGATTTTGTCAGAAGACTTCTTAACAAGGACTACAGAAAAAGAATGACTGCTGCCCAGGCACTCT CTCACCCCTGGTTGCGAGATGAGCACCGACAAATACCTCTTGATATTCTAGTATTCAAGTTGGTCAAGGCATATCTTCGTTCGACGCCTCTTAAACGGGCTGCATTGAAG GCTTTGTCAAGAGCAGTAACAGAAGATGAGCTTATCTACATCAGagcacaatacaacttgttagAACCAAACAGCAGAGATGGTCGAATATGTATCGACAACTTCAGGATG GCTCTTTTACAGAACTCGACAGATGCTATGAAGGAATCCAGAACACTTGAGATCTTAAATGCG CTGGAGCCACTCGCATATAGGAGAATGGACTTTGAGGAGTTCAGAGCTGCTACAATCAGCCCTTACCAGCTTGAGGCTGTGGCACGGTGGGAAGAAATCGCCAATACTGCATTCGAGTACTTTGAGCAAGAAGGCAACCGTGCTATCACAATCGAGGAGCTGGCTCAG GAGATGAATCTTTCCTCAGCAGCGTATTCCATCGTCCGCGGCTGGATTAGACCGTCGGATGGCAAGCTTAGCCTTCTAGGCTACACCAAGTTTTTGCATGGATTGACTATGCGAAGCGGCAACGCAAGGCGGCACCATTGA
- the LOC120688442 gene encoding glutathione S-transferase T3-like, whose amino-acid sequence MDFFSNLLDQNGVGSSADLEWDGTQFPSPQEDQMVVEEAVVEVEASPVLKGNKKRTRNFSVQEDNLLVAAWLEISMDAVQGIDQPRATYWERIHDYYHLHKEFDSDRNCNSLTHRWGIILEMVNKFCGWYGQVQRRAQSGTTEQDKVLQACDVFKKEEEKSFTLLHCWNILKHEQKWHEACANKKQKTSSNSSPRTSTPAANASGVAAQEEGASQSTDATNARPDGRKKEKERQRKGKNPMSPGENLYMDAMENLWVKKKEVEELKELKKKERNDDRIAIEMKRLQVKMDAEKERCDLQREELELRKRIEEKKWK is encoded by the exons ATGGATTTCTTCTCGAACCTGTTGGACCAAAATGGAGTGGGCAGCAGTGCTGATCTAGAGTGGGATGGAACCCAATTTCCAAGTCCACAAGAGGACCAGATGGTGGTGGAGGAAGCAGTTGTTGAGGTGGAAGCTAGTCCTGTGTTGAAAGGTAACAAGAAGAGAACCAGAAATTTTAGTGTTCAAGAGGACAATTTGTTAGTGGCAGCATGGCTAGAAATTAGCATGGATGCAGTTCAAGGCATTGACCAGCCTCGTGCCACCTATTGGGAAAGAATTCATGACTACTATCATTTGCACAAGGAATTTGATAGTGACCGCAACTGCAATTCTCTCACTCACCGTTGGGGTATTATCCTAGAGATGGTCAACAAATTCTGTGGATGGTATGGTCAAGTTCAAAGAAGGGCCCAAAGCGGAACGACAGAGCAAGATAAG gtactgcaagcttgtgaTGTATtcaaaaaagaggaagagaaatcATTCACTTTGCTGCATTGTTGGAATATCTTGAAGCATGAACAGAAATGGCATGAGGCATGTGCTAATAAGAAACAAAAGACATCCTCCAATTCAAGTCCTAGAACCTCTACTCCTGCAGCCAATGCGAGTGGTGTTGCTGCTCAAGAGGAGGGTGCCAGTCAGTCTACAGATGCTACCAATGCAAGGCCAGATGGTAGAAAGAAGGAGAAAGAGCGGCAACGCAAAGGTAAAAATCCCATGTCTCCTGGAGAAAATCTTTACATGGATGCAATGGAGAATTTGTGGGTTAAGAAGAAAGAGGTTGAAGAGCTGAAAGAGTTGAAAAAAAAGGAGCGCAATGATGACAGAATTGCAATAGAGATGAAAAGGCTTCAAGTTAAAATGGATGCAGAGAAGGAAAGGTGTGATCTGCAGCGAGAAGAGCTAGAACTAAGGAAAAggatagaagaaaaaaaatggaagtaG
- the LOC120688443 gene encoding auxin-responsive protein SAUR32-like: MHGKHQRHQQQMAPAVVAPKGCVTVRVGADGEEQRRFAVPLGHLKHPLFGALLEEAEREYGFRHQGAISIPCRVDRFVQVEHLIGQDLHGTASSCAQHLVDLDSAAAPHHHHHLHLPRFVGCFRA; encoded by the coding sequence ATGCACGGCAAGCACCAACGCCACCAGCAGCAGatggcgccggcggtggtggcgcccaAGGGGTGCGTGACGGTGCGGGTGggcgcggacggggaggagcagcgccgCTTCGCCGTCCCGCTGGGCCACCTCAAGCACCCGCTCTTCGGCGCGCTGCTCGAGGAGGCCGAGCGCGAGTACGGCTTCCGCCACCAGGGCGCCATCTCCATCCCCTGCCGCGTCGACCGCTTCGTCCAGGTCGAGCACCTCATCGGCCAGGACCTCCACGGCACCGCCAGCAGCTGCGCGCAGCACCTCGTCGACctcgacagcgccgccgccccgcaccaccaccaccacctgcacCTGCCGCGCTTCGTCGGCTGCTTCCGCGCCTGA
- the LOC120688444 gene encoding probable methyltransferase PMT18 encodes MPKEYPASPKAQQLQESKKQRLTYILVVSALCVAFYVLGAWQNTTLPKPVSNSADITRVGCDPTTATAQSSGSVPSFGPGSGEALDFDAHHRLIINDTDAAAGLQQFPACPLNFSEYTPCEDRTRGRRFDRAMMVYRERHCPGKDEQIRCLIPAPPGYMTPFKWPKSRDYAYFNNIPHKELSIEKAVQNWIQVEGDKFRFPGGGTMFPRGADAYINDINKLISLSDGTIRTAVDTGCGVASWGAYLLKRNIIAMSFAPRDTHEAQVQFALERGVPAIIGVMGKHRLPYPSRAFDMAHCSRCLIPWYEHDGLYLAEVDRILRPGGYWILSGPPINWKTHYKGWERTEDDLKQEQDKIEDVARSLCWKKVVEKGDLSIWQKPKNHIECANIKKTYKTPHICKSDNPDAAWYRQMEACVTPLPEVSNQGEVAGGAVEKWPERAFKVPPRIRRGMIPGLDAMKFDEDNKLWEKRVAYYKRTIPIAENRYRNVMDMNANMGGFAASLVKYPVWVMNVVPVNSDKDTLGAIYERGFIGTYQDWCEAFSTYPRTYDLLHADNLFSIYQDRCDITDILLEMDRILRPEGTAIIRDTVDVLTKVQAITKRMRWESRIMDHEDGPFNPEKVLMAVKTYWTAKASEEQN; translated from the exons ATGCCGAAGGAGTACCCAGCTTCTCCCAAAGCCCAACAGCTGCAGGAATCCAAGAAGCAGCGCCTAACATACATCCTTGTGGTGAGCGCCCTCTGCGTCGCCTTTTATGTCCTTGGTGCATGGCAGAACACCACGCTTCCAAAGCCCGTGAGCAACTCTGCGGACATCACTCGGGTTGGGTGTGACCCCACCACCGCCACGGCACAGTCCTCCGGCTCTGTGCCATCCTTCGGACCAGGTTCCGGTGAGGCACTCGACTTCGACGCACACCACCGGCTCATCATCAATGACACAGATGCCGCCGCGGGACTGCAGCAGTTTCCGGCTTGCCCGCTCAACTTCAGCGAGTACACACCGTGCGAGGACCGTACACGTGGGCGCCGGTTCGACCGCGCCATGATGGTGTACCGGGAGCGGCACTGCCCTGGCAAGGACGAGCAGATACGATGCCTCATTCCCGCACCGCCTGGTTACATGACCCCCTTCAAGTGGCCTAAAAGCAGGGACTATGCCTATTTCAACAACATCCCCCACAAAGAGCTCAGCATCGAGAAGGCTGTGCAGAACTGGATCCAGGTGGAGGGCGACAAGTTCAGGTTCCCTGGTGGCGGCACCATGTTCCCACGTGGCGCTGATGCCTACATCAATGATATCAATAAGCTCATCTCGTTGTCAGATGGGACGATCAGGACTGCGGTCGACACAGGCTGCGGG GTTGCTAGCTGGGGGGCTTACTTGCTGAAGAGAAACATCATTGCCATGTCTTTTGCGCCAAGGGACACGCATGAAGCGCAGGTGCAATTCGCTCTGGAAAGAGGTGTCCCTGCCATCATCGGTGTGATGGGGAAGCACAGGTTGCCTTACCCATCTAGGGCATTTGATATGGCACATTGCTCACGCTGTCTAATTCCTTGGTATGAACATG ATGGATTATACCTTGCTGAAGTCGATAGAATTCTAAGGCCAGGAGGATATTGGATTCTCTCGGGTCCTCCAATCAATTGGAAGACACACTACAAGGGGTGGGAGAGGACCGAGGACGACCTCAAGCAAGAGCAAGACAAGATTGAGGATGTTGCGAGGAGTCTTTGCTGGAAGAAGGTTGTTGAGAAGGGAGATCTCTCCATCTGGCAGAAGCCTAAGAACCATATTGAGTGTGCCAATATTAAGAAGACATATAAGACACCCCATATCTGCAAGAGTGACAATCCTGATGCTGCTTG GTACAGGCAGATGGAAGCCTGTGTTACTCCATTGCCGGAAGTAAGCAACCAGGGAGAAGTGGCAGGTGGAGCAGTGGAGAAATGGCCAGAGAGGGCATTCAAAGTTCCCCCCAGGATTAGAAGGGGCATGATTCCAGGATTAGATGCAATGAAGTTTGATGAGGACAATAAGTTGTGGGAGAAGAGGGTGGCATACTACAAGCGCACCATACCCATAGCTGAGAACAGATACAGAAACGTGATGGACATGAATGCAAACATGGGTGGCTTTGCTGCTTCTTTGGTGAAGTACCCTGTGTGGGTGATGAACGTCGTCCCTGTTAATTCTGACAAGGACACCCTTGGGGCAATATACGAGCGAGGGTTCATTGGCACATACCAGGACTGGTGTGAAGCTTTCTCAACATATCCAAGAACCTATGACCTCCTGCATGCTGACAATTTGTTTAGCATCTACCAAGACAG GTGCGATATAACAGATATCCTCTTGGAGATGGATAGGATACTAAGGCCCGAGGGCACAGCTATCATCCGTGACACGGTTGACGTGCTCACAAAAGTTCAGGCAATAACCAAGCGAATGCGGTGGGAGAGCCGCATTATGGACCATGAGGACGGCCCCTTCAACCCAGAGAAGGTCCTCATGGCAGTCAAGACGTACTGGACTGCCAAAGCATCGGAAGAACAGAATTAG